The following are encoded in a window of Candidatus Bathyarchaeia archaeon genomic DNA:
- a CDS encoding V-type ATPase 116kDa subunit family protein — translation MVRVEVVAPSDRIDDLLRSIGRLGLAHFINLNTVKINKYKTVTEDVERSTREDHLLHLSNRIINVKKKLGCIPHPPEPVALRSEPAELLREIEEQLRSIEVSIAEVENLVKMAAEEKSSLERDRVQFYDELQGVKGFLREYGLDLSSIPAIDRRSLAERDIIKDLHSRLLEVQKALLYVDMVGKLALPYGELPPDEAKLREAYDEINELLSLTEKTRVSLPDAQEHVAKLEVTLRDAKDVVEKKLEAVGKLNSARTSAVTIKEAMKNLREKLSKEIVAILGERFWANAGETERLLDKLAGLTLGSPEVEEAVRGVSRSAQEISRGFEVLLNVDKYLTLQEVDVIINAVREEQPSEVESLLERVRRLLAVAPLEHVRILERALNILRIEQRIKVLTDEHPKLLAKLEEIARKVAPLHAYDEAVGIELKLEELKRRSRRTARTTVFEMWVKESDIEKLANMVREAFPGVVLHVASEEEGDKPPTVLRNPTIARCYERLVEAYGLPNYHELDPSIIMVLSFPIIFGMMFGDIGHGIIVLVGGLLIKPIFDKYKIQGEMWDPLYKGRVLIISCGVMAILFGLLYGDFFGPTFTHNHHYPEGPYWYTMLTGLSEPLWFNPALMDFGGPIVLLKVAIIVGIIQIIFGIVLDLANKLVHREFKECLCPVSWLWFYGGLSYLILTRGLQVGRMIIDEPLSFTLILIAPFVGMILLHGIAEGFSEGFSEAITKAIESLSNTISYGRIMALGIVHALFSEIALLGWGSFMFVPIFFLVTLFMILALEGIITFAHTLRLHWVEWFSKFYRGDGVPFEAFKIEWKFAKVV, via the coding sequence ATGGTTAGGGTCGAGGTTGTAGCCCCGTCTGATAGGATAGATGATCTATTACGAAGCATAGGCAGACTCGGTTTAGCGCACTTCATCAATCTTAACACCGTGAAGATCAACAAATATAAAACTGTAACCGAGGATGTTGAGAGGTCTACGAGGGAAGACCACCTCCTTCACCTGTCCAACAGGATAATTAATGTTAAGAAGAAACTTGGGTGCATCCCTCACCCCCCTGAACCAGTAGCCCTCAGGTCGGAGCCCGCGGAACTTTTGAGAGAGATAGAAGAACAGCTGCGGAGCATAGAGGTTAGTATCGCCGAAGTTGAGAATCTGGTTAAGATGGCTGCTGAGGAGAAGTCATCCCTTGAACGCGACCGAGTTCAGTTCTATGATGAACTGCAGGGGGTTAAGGGCTTCCTCCGCGAGTATGGGCTTGACCTCTCATCCATCCCCGCAATAGATCGGCGATCTCTAGCTGAGAGGGATATCATAAAAGATCTCCATAGCAGACTTCTGGAAGTCCAGAAAGCTCTACTCTATGTGGATATGGTCGGAAAGTTAGCCCTCCCCTATGGGGAACTACCGCCCGATGAGGCTAAGCTAAGGGAAGCTTACGATGAGATAAATGAGCTCCTCTCCCTCACCGAGAAGACCCGAGTGAGTCTGCCTGATGCGCAGGAGCATGTAGCAAAACTTGAAGTTACTCTCCGCGATGCTAAAGACGTTGTTGAGAAGAAGCTTGAGGCAGTCGGCAAACTGAATTCCGCCCGCACATCGGCTGTCACCATTAAGGAGGCGATGAAGAACCTAAGAGAGAAGTTAAGCAAGGAAATCGTAGCCATACTTGGAGAGCGTTTCTGGGCAAATGCCGGAGAGACTGAAAGGTTACTTGATAAATTGGCTGGTCTAACCTTAGGTTCTCCTGAAGTTGAGGAAGCGGTGCGAGGGGTTTCTAGGAGTGCGCAAGAAATTTCGAGAGGCTTCGAGGTTCTGCTCAATGTCGATAAATATCTAACTCTTCAAGAAGTTGACGTAATAATTAACGCTGTGCGTGAGGAGCAGCCCTCAGAGGTTGAGTCATTGCTGGAAAGAGTCAGACGGCTGCTGGCTGTTGCCCCTCTTGAGCATGTTAGAATATTGGAGAGAGCCCTCAATATTTTACGTATAGAACAAAGGATAAAAGTGCTCACAGATGAGCACCCCAAGCTCTTAGCCAAGTTGGAGGAGATAGCGAGGAAAGTAGCCCCTCTACACGCCTATGATGAAGCTGTCGGCATCGAGCTTAAGTTGGAGGAGTTGAAGAGGAGATCTAGACGGACAGCTAGAACCACTGTATTCGAGATGTGGGTCAAAGAATCGGATATTGAAAAGCTCGCTAACATGGTGAGGGAGGCTTTCCCCGGTGTGGTTCTTCACGTTGCAAGTGAGGAGGAGGGTGATAAGCCTCCAACGGTGTTGAGGAATCCGACCATTGCAAGGTGCTATGAGCGGCTTGTGGAAGCATATGGGTTGCCCAACTATCACGAGTTGGATCCATCGATTATAATGGTGCTCTCATTCCCGATAATCTTCGGCATGATGTTCGGGGATATAGGCCACGGCATAATTGTCTTGGTTGGTGGCCTTCTCATAAAGCCCATCTTCGACAAGTATAAGATACAGGGGGAGATGTGGGATCCCCTCTATAAGGGGCGTGTGCTAATCATAAGTTGTGGAGTTATGGCGATTTTGTTCGGTCTCCTCTACGGTGACTTCTTCGGACCAACGTTTACTCATAACCACCACTACCCTGAGGGCCCCTACTGGTATACGATGTTGACTGGTCTATCGGAGCCGCTGTGGTTCAATCCTGCTTTAATGGACTTCGGTGGTCCTATCGTATTGCTAAAGGTCGCCATAATCGTTGGGATAATTCAGATAATTTTTGGGATAGTCCTCGACTTAGCTAACAAACTGGTACATAGGGAATTTAAAGAATGTTTGTGCCCTGTTTCATGGCTCTGGTTCTATGGCGGCTTATCTTATCTCATACTAACCAGAGGTCTCCAGGTAGGCAGGATGATCATAGATGAGCCTCTAAGTTTCACTCTTATCTTGATAGCGCCATTTGTTGGGATGATACTACTCCACGGTATTGCTGAAGGTTTCTCAGAAGGTTTCTCCGAGGCTATCACCAAGGCGATTGAGTCACTATCTAACACCATATCTTATGGGCGGATAATGGCTTTAGGGATCGTGCATGCATTATTCTCTGAGATAGCTCTATTGGGGTGGGGTAGCTTTATGTTCGTGCCTATCTTCTTCTTGGTCACGCTCTTCATGATCCTAGCTCTGGAAGGTATCATAACCTTCGCCCACACCCTTAGGCTTCACTGGGTTGAATGGTTCTCCAAGTTCTATAGGGGAGATGGTGTACCATTTGAGGCGTTCAAAATTGAGTGGAAGTTTGCGAAGGTTGTTTAA
- the glmS gene encoding glutamine--fructose-6-phosphate transaminase (isomerizing), producing MCGIFGCVQRSDQVAKVIYQALKRLEYRGYDSAGIATLHEGVIFVKKDQGKLDHIHARLNLEDLPGRVGIGHTRWATHGAPLQVNAHPHIDCSHRIAAVHNGIIENFVELKKELEGSGHIFVSKTDSEVIPHLIEDKIKAGLKFPVAVREAAKRLEGSYSAAVIYEGEQDGIVCLREKNPLLIGVGSEGLYVASDIPAILPFTNRIVDVMDGELVVISDTGYEIRKIEDWSIVERKPKIIDWSIETAQKGGFPHYMLKEIHEQARSLRNALLLQDRYLDLIATFLDRSKQIFLLASGTSYHACLAASYMFSKFACVAAYPVVGSELIQQYGDSIHIDSTILAVSQSGETADILQAAEYARLRAATVLGLTNVIGSTLTRISRAYICQQSGPEIGVAATKTFTAQLIVLAQLALRLAKLRGKISQDEIDEFNVRLKETPNLVELVIKREEGKIKLLAKKYRESPIFYFLGRGISSATALEGRLKLLEVARVPALSYPAGESKHGPISLVEPGFPIIFIVPRDETRKMALSNMMEMKARGGVIIPVAEEGDEEVLGYGEDHIEVPKGAPEILSPILYVVPLQLFAYYMAVERGYDPDKPCNLAKCVTVL from the coding sequence TTGTGTGGGATCTTCGGCTGCGTGCAGAGATCTGATCAGGTAGCCAAAGTCATCTACCAAGCTTTAAAAAGGTTGGAGTATAGGGGATACGACTCAGCTGGGATAGCAACCCTCCACGAAGGAGTTATATTCGTGAAAAAAGATCAGGGAAAACTTGATCACATCCATGCGCGACTAAACCTTGAAGATCTTCCCGGCAGGGTCGGAATTGGACATACACGGTGGGCAACCCATGGTGCACCGCTACAAGTTAACGCTCACCCACACATTGATTGTTCACATCGAATCGCCGCGGTCCATAATGGAATTATTGAGAATTTTGTAGAGCTGAAGAAAGAGCTGGAAGGATCCGGGCACATCTTCGTATCGAAGACCGACAGCGAAGTTATCCCCCACCTTATAGAGGACAAAATAAAGGCTGGGTTAAAGTTCCCAGTGGCTGTGAGGGAAGCTGCAAAAAGGCTGGAGGGTTCATATTCAGCTGCAGTCATCTATGAGGGAGAGCAGGATGGGATTGTCTGCCTGAGGGAGAAGAACCCTCTGCTAATCGGCGTAGGTTCAGAAGGGCTTTACGTGGCTTCAGATATACCAGCCATCCTTCCATTCACCAATAGGATAGTTGACGTAATGGATGGCGAATTAGTAGTAATTTCTGATACTGGTTACGAGATACGAAAAATAGAAGATTGGAGTATCGTTGAGAGGAAGCCAAAAATTATTGACTGGAGCATTGAGACAGCTCAGAAGGGAGGCTTCCCCCATTACATGCTCAAGGAGATACATGAACAGGCTCGGTCGCTCAGAAACGCTCTGTTACTTCAAGATAGATACCTAGATCTGATAGCTACTTTTCTAGACCGCTCCAAACAGATATTCCTTTTAGCCTCAGGCACCTCATACCATGCTTGTCTTGCAGCTTCATATATGTTCAGCAAGTTTGCATGCGTCGCTGCCTACCCAGTCGTCGGATCTGAGCTGATCCAGCAGTATGGCGATTCAATCCACATAGATAGTACCATACTCGCCGTCAGCCAATCCGGAGAGACGGCTGATATCCTCCAAGCCGCCGAGTACGCAAGGCTAAGAGCAGCGACAGTGCTGGGGCTGACTAACGTTATCGGGTCAACTTTGACTAGGATCTCCCGTGCATATATCTGCCAACAGTCAGGACCAGAGATCGGAGTGGCTGCTACCAAGACCTTCACAGCTCAACTTATTGTCTTGGCGCAGTTGGCCTTGCGGCTTGCAAAACTCAGAGGAAAGATTTCTCAAGATGAGATTGATGAGTTCAACGTTAGACTTAAGGAAACACCTAACCTTGTCGAGCTTGTTATCAAAAGGGAGGAGGGTAAGATAAAGCTCCTCGCGAAGAAATATCGAGAGTCGCCTATTTTCTATTTCCTAGGTAGGGGAATTAGTAGTGCAACAGCGCTGGAAGGACGATTGAAACTCCTCGAAGTTGCCCGAGTTCCAGCCCTCTCTTACCCAGCTGGGGAGAGCAAACATGGCCCTATTAGTCTTGTCGAACCTGGTTTCCCCATAATATTCATTGTGCCTAGGGATGAAACGCGAAAGATGGCGCTAAGCAACATGATGGAGATGAAGGCTAGGGGAGGGGTTATTATACCTGTTGCAGAGGAGGGCGACGAAGAAGTGTTAGGGTATGGTGAAGACCATATAGAGGTCCCTAAGGGCGCTCCAGAAATCCTCTCACCTATCCTCTACGTGGTGCCTTTGCAACTTTTCGCATACTATATGGCAGTGGAGAGGGGTTACGACCCTGACAAACCATGTAATCTAGCAAAATGTGTCACAGTACTTTGA
- a CDS encoding 30S ribosomal protein S12 — protein sequence MPGEFAGRKLRLTRQSFRWSDRYYKRRMLKLDVKSDPLQKAPMGRGIVLEKVGIESRQPNSAVRKCVRVQLIKNGKVVTAFLPGDGALNFVEEHDEVLICGIGGPRGRAYGDLPGVRYQTIAINGVSLTELLLGKKQKPAR from the coding sequence ATGCCGGGCGAGTTTGCTGGTAGGAAGCTCAGACTCACTAGACAGTCCTTCAGGTGGAGTGACCGTTACTACAAACGGAGAATGCTAAAGCTGGATGTAAAGTCAGACCCCCTCCAAAAGGCGCCGATGGGACGGGGAATAGTCCTTGAGAAAGTAGGCATTGAAAGTCGGCAGCCTAACAGTGCCGTCAGGAAGTGTGTAAGGGTTCAGCTGATAAAGAACGGCAAGGTAGTAACAGCTTTTCTGCCAGGTGACGGCGCACTCAACTTTGTGGAAGAACATGATGAAGTTTTAATCTGCGGCATCGGAGGACCTCGTGGTAGGGCTTACGGAGACCTCCCCGGCGTTCGATACCAGACCATCGCCATAAATGGTGTATCCTTAACAGAGTTGCTGTTAGGGAAGAAGCAGAAGCCTGCACGCTGA
- a CDS encoding V4R domain-containing protein, translating to MLIKFLNCLRKTLTPSVADVFIYYSAKECGIYLYGWLNANYEPKNVDELLSYLQRFMKEMKLGLLNICAFNPEDGKIVLRVERGFEVETGVGGETCVFMRGMLEGLIEQIIVRNITLEETACASAGSPYCEFSATIKR from the coding sequence ATGCTAATTAAATTTTTAAATTGCCTAAGAAAGACCTTAACACCCTCGGTCGCTGATGTTTTTATTTATTACTCGGCGAAAGAGTGTGGAATCTACTTGTACGGCTGGTTGAACGCTAACTATGAGCCTAAAAATGTTGACGAGCTTCTGTCATATCTCCAACGGTTCATGAAAGAAATGAAGCTAGGATTACTAAACATATGCGCGTTCAACCCTGAGGATGGAAAGATTGTTTTAAGAGTCGAGAGAGGCTTCGAGGTGGAAACTGGTGTAGGCGGTGAGACATGTGTTTTTATGCGAGGAATGCTCGAAGGTCTGATCGAGCAGATCATAGTCAGAAACATTACATTGGAGGAAACAGCGTGTGCCTCAGCTGGCTCGCCTTACTGCGAATTTAGCGCAACCATTAAGCGGTGA
- a CDS encoding 30S ribosomal protein S7, whose amino-acid sequence MHCKTAGDCVAEKVGSEPIKLFGKWGFEGLEVKDPGLARYISVKDTLTAHSGGRHEHQRFLKSEISIVERLANQLMRPGKNGGKKARALQIVKNAFEIIHLKSGRNPIEVLIRAIENSAPCEDTTRISYGGIVYHVAVDVAPLRRLDLALRFLADGARKNAFGNIKTIDESLADEILLAAERDSKSYAVAKRDEQERIALSSR is encoded by the coding sequence ATACACTGCAAAACTGCTGGTGATTGTGTGGCTGAGAAGGTTGGGTCTGAGCCCATAAAGCTCTTTGGCAAGTGGGGTTTCGAAGGTTTAGAGGTAAAGGATCCAGGGCTCGCACGATACATTTCAGTAAAGGATACTCTTACAGCCCACTCAGGGGGCAGGCATGAACATCAACGTTTTCTCAAGTCTGAGATCTCGATAGTTGAGAGACTTGCAAACCAATTGATGAGGCCTGGAAAAAATGGTGGCAAGAAAGCCCGTGCTTTACAGATAGTAAAGAACGCTTTTGAGATAATTCACCTCAAGTCGGGGAGAAATCCGATAGAGGTTCTAATTCGCGCTATAGAGAACTCGGCGCCCTGCGAAGATACTACCCGAATTAGTTATGGAGGAATTGTATATCACGTCGCCGTGGATGTGGCGCCTCTCCGCAGGCTTGACTTAGCTTTGAGGTTCTTGGCCGATGGGGCTAGGAAAAATGCTTTCGGCAACATTAAGACAATAGATGAAAGCCTTGCTGATGAGATACTATTGGCAGCTGAGAGAGATAGCAAGAGCTATGCCGTGGCCAAGAGAGATGAACAAGAGAGGATTGCGCTCTCCTCCAGGTAA
- the tuf gene encoding translation elongation factor EF-1 subunit alpha, translating to MPEKPHLNIVVSGHVDHGKSTCMGHLLFLKGAVSERDIKEYAAQSEKAGRGETFKFAWVMDRMKEERERGLTIDLAYWKFETGKYFFTIIDAPGHRDFIKNMITGASQADCAILVSSAKKGEFEAGIEAGGQTREHAFLLKTLGVNQLVVAINKMDDPTVNYSQTRYEECRKQLEHLLRTVGFDTSKIQFIPISAWVGDNLVKPSDKMGWYKGPTLEGALDLFEVPPKPIDKPLRVPIQDVYTITGIGTVPVGRVETGIMKEGDNVVFMPANVKGEVKSIETHHVKIPQAIPGDNIGFNVRGISKADVKRGDVCGHVTNPPKVAKEFIAQIIVVHHPTSLAQGYTPVLHAHTAQVACKFADLMKKINPRTGETVEEKPAFLKTGDGALVRLQPVRPIAIETYAQIPQLGRFAIRDMGTTVAAGIVKEIVE from the coding sequence TTGCCTGAGAAGCCTCACCTGAACATAGTCGTAAGCGGACATGTAGACCATGGAAAGTCGACTTGTATGGGTCACCTGCTTTTCTTGAAGGGTGCAGTCAGCGAACGGGATATAAAGGAGTATGCGGCGCAGTCAGAGAAAGCTGGGCGAGGAGAGACTTTCAAGTTTGCCTGGGTTATGGACCGGATGAAGGAGGAACGGGAGAGAGGGTTAACCATCGACCTTGCCTACTGGAAGTTTGAAACCGGCAAATACTTCTTCACGATCATCGACGCACCTGGCCACCGTGACTTTATAAAAAACATGATTACAGGTGCCAGCCAGGCTGACTGTGCAATCTTGGTATCCTCGGCTAAGAAGGGAGAGTTCGAGGCTGGGATTGAGGCGGGAGGCCAGACCAGGGAGCATGCTTTCCTCTTGAAGACATTGGGGGTAAATCAGTTAGTTGTGGCAATTAATAAAATGGACGACCCTACAGTCAATTACAGCCAAACTAGGTATGAAGAGTGCCGAAAGCAGCTTGAACACCTACTTAGGACTGTCGGCTTTGACACCTCGAAAATCCAATTTATACCGATATCGGCTTGGGTTGGCGATAACCTTGTAAAACCGAGTGATAAGATGGGTTGGTATAAAGGACCGACTCTAGAAGGGGCTTTAGATCTATTCGAGGTTCCACCCAAGCCTATAGATAAGCCTCTCAGAGTTCCAATACAAGATGTCTACACTATAACCGGCATTGGAACAGTACCGGTTGGGAGAGTTGAGACCGGCATCATGAAGGAGGGAGACAATGTCGTCTTCATGCCGGCTAATGTGAAGGGTGAGGTTAAATCCATTGAAACCCACCATGTAAAAATCCCACAGGCTATCCCTGGGGACAACATAGGCTTTAACGTGAGAGGCATCTCGAAAGCCGACGTTAAGAGGGGGGACGTATGTGGGCATGTGACAAATCCCCCGAAGGTGGCGAAGGAGTTTATAGCTCAGATAATAGTTGTCCACCACCCGACCTCGCTCGCCCAAGGTTACACGCCGGTGCTTCACGCCCATACAGCGCAGGTGGCATGCAAGTTCGCAGATTTGATGAAGAAGATTAATCCTCGAACTGGTGAAACCGTAGAGGAGAAGCCTGCCTTCCTAAAGACTGGGGATGGGGCGTTGGTGAGATTGCAACCAGTGCGCCCAATAGCGATCGAGACCTATGCTCAGATACCGCAGTTAGGGCGGTTTGCTATAAGAGATATGGGCACGACTGTAGCTGCAGGAATCGTAAAGGAGATAGTCGAGTGA
- the rpsJ gene encoding 30S ribosomal protein S10, with translation MQKARIRLTSVNQQKLDEICKEIKDIAEKVGAKISGPIPLPTKRIVQPTRKSPCGEGTATWDHFELRVHKRLIEVEANERLMRRVMRVRVPDDVYIEISLV, from the coding sequence GTGCAGAAAGCCAGAATTCGCTTGACTAGCGTGAATCAGCAGAAACTGGACGAGATCTGCAAAGAGATCAAGGATATAGCGGAGAAGGTTGGAGCGAAGATTTCAGGCCCCATACCACTCCCCACAAAGCGGATCGTGCAACCCACAAGAAAGAGCCCCTGCGGCGAAGGCACCGCCACATGGGATCATTTCGAGTTGAGGGTCCATAAACGGCTGATTGAAGTTGAAGCCAATGAGAGGCTTATGCGGCGGGTTATGCGAGTAAGAGTCCCCGACGATGTATATATCGAGATAAGCCTCGTTTAA
- the pyk gene encoding pyruvate kinase — MLKTKIICTIGPSTFSYEKLRALVEAGMDVARLNMSHGTLDSHKKIISLVRELSLELGKPLAILLDLPGPRLRIGNFSAGFVRLQDGEEFTLTADQVDGDASRVSINYPDLVDEVSAGDEIHLADGTIKLGVSEVKGSDIRCKVLTGGILHSGKGMNIPGKRLNIPAITKKDIEGIGFGAENKVDFVALSFVQTDADLKKARELLTEKGSQAGLVAKIERKIAIKNLKRILRASDGVMVARGDLGVETGFENIPLLQKQIIRACNMAGKPVITATQMLVSMVTNPNPTRAEVSDIANAVIDGTDALMLSEETAVGMYPVEAVKVMVRVARNAERSLPYARILTERREALKRTMAGIISYSACQIAMDINAKAMVVPTRSGLSAYRVSMCRPSQPIIALVRNETLQRRLLLSWGVRPYLLDTHLPGEVLPPTVERLLVREVPPQGPQHVVIVYGGLKTKVGSTNSINVQIIGRKSQSPHLKG, encoded by the coding sequence TTGTTAAAGACGAAGATAATTTGCACGATTGGGCCCTCAACTTTCTCTTACGAGAAGCTGCGCGCGTTAGTTGAGGCAGGTATGGATGTGGCCCGCCTCAACATGTCCCACGGAACACTCGACAGCCACAAAAAGATTATAAGTTTAGTTCGGGAGCTCTCATTGGAGCTAGGGAAACCTCTTGCCATACTTTTAGATCTACCCGGGCCTCGACTGAGGATAGGCAACTTCTCGGCTGGGTTCGTTCGCCTCCAGGACGGGGAAGAGTTTACACTTACAGCCGACCAGGTCGACGGTGATGCGAGTCGGGTATCAATTAACTATCCTGACCTAGTCGACGAGGTTAGTGCAGGCGATGAAATCCACCTAGCCGACGGAACGATCAAGCTTGGTGTTTCCGAGGTTAAAGGGTCTGATATACGCTGCAAGGTCTTAACGGGCGGCATACTCCACTCAGGTAAGGGAATGAATATCCCGGGAAAGAGGCTTAACATACCAGCGATAACGAAGAAGGACATTGAAGGGATAGGGTTCGGAGCTGAGAATAAAGTTGACTTCGTAGCTTTATCCTTCGTTCAAACAGATGCGGATTTGAAAAAAGCCAGAGAACTTCTAACTGAGAAGGGGAGCCAGGCGGGTTTGGTGGCCAAGATCGAGCGTAAGATCGCAATCAAGAATCTCAAGAGGATACTTAGAGCCTCAGACGGCGTGATGGTCGCCCGTGGAGATTTGGGGGTTGAGACAGGCTTTGAGAATATCCCCCTCCTCCAAAAACAGATAATACGTGCCTGTAATATGGCTGGGAAGCCTGTGATAACCGCCACCCAAATGTTAGTCTCGATGGTGACGAACCCTAACCCAACGAGGGCTGAGGTGAGTGATATAGCAAACGCCGTCATAGACGGAACTGACGCTTTAATGCTCTCAGAGGAGACTGCGGTTGGGATGTATCCGGTCGAGGCCGTTAAGGTCATGGTTAGAGTTGCGAGGAATGCTGAGAGGAGTCTCCCCTATGCGCGGATTCTTACCGAGAGGAGGGAAGCTCTCAAGCGTACAATGGCTGGCATTATCAGTTACTCAGCATGCCAAATAGCCATGGATATAAACGCAAAAGCGATGGTCGTACCTACTAGGTCGGGCCTGAGTGCCTATAGGGTGTCCATGTGTAGACCTTCACAGCCCATCATCGCCTTAGTTAGAAATGAGACACTTCAGAGAAGGTTACTCTTATCTTGGGGGGTGAGACCCTACCTGCTGGATACTCATCTTCCCGGCGAAGTGCTTCCCCCTACGGTGGAGAGGTTGCTGGTTAGGGAGGTACCCCCGCAGGGACCTCAACATGTGGTTATCGTATACGGTGGATTGAAAACCAAGGTTGGCTCCACGAATAGTATAAATGTTCAAATTATAGGGCGTAAATCTCAGAGTCCACACTTAAAGGGTTGA
- a CDS encoding MarC family protein yields MLEEYAMLPEPLMALTRGVVALFIIMDPLGNIPIFVGLTTDLNLEERRRTFRVALIVSFALLVVFALTGDRLLSIFNISLDSFMIAGGMLLLLLAMKILVYGGWEEKKVEPDSVGAVPIACPLLVGPGAIVTVIILLQSSGILITFSAVIIVLIITWLILRYIGYIYRFLGKTGSLVIARVMAIFIAAIAVGYIVDGLSTI; encoded by the coding sequence ATGTTAGAAGAGTATGCAATGCTTCCTGAGCCTCTCATGGCCCTTACAAGAGGTGTGGTCGCCTTATTCATAATAATGGACCCGCTGGGGAACATCCCCATATTTGTGGGTTTGACTACTGATTTAAACCTTGAAGAGCGGAGAAGAACCTTTCGTGTGGCTCTGATCGTATCATTCGCCCTACTGGTAGTATTCGCACTCACAGGCGACCGGCTGCTCTCTATTTTCAACATCTCCCTAGACAGTTTCATGATAGCTGGGGGGATGCTGCTTCTGCTACTTGCTATGAAGATTCTAGTCTATGGCGGGTGGGAGGAGAAGAAAGTTGAGCCTGATAGCGTCGGAGCAGTCCCCATCGCTTGCCCGCTTTTGGTTGGCCCCGGAGCGATAGTTACCGTTATTATACTCCTCCAAAGCTCAGGGATACTCATAACTTTCTCAGCAGTCATAATAGTCCTAATTATAACATGGCTCATCCTGCGGTACATTGGTTACATTTACCGTTTTCTGGGTAAGACTGGGTCTCTGGTTATTGCTAGGGTTATGGCCATCTTCATCGCTGCCATAGCGGTCGGCTACATCGTGGATGGATTGTCTACCATATGA
- a CDS encoding glucose-1-phosphate thymidylyltransferase: MKGLLLAGGYGTRLRPLTYTGNKHMIPIANKPMLFYGLGHLKDAGISEIGIVLGPVKEGILEAVGDGSKFGVKVTYIEQPEPKGLAHAALISKDFLGDEPFVMYLGDNLLKNGISYLVNEFKGSRCDALIAVAQVNAPERFGVVEIVDGKPVRLVEKPREPRSNFALVGVYFFTSKIFDAIKRIKVSWRNELEITDAIQQLIDLGGDVHAHVVRGWWKDTGRPEDILEANQLVLFDLEGFNYGVVEKNASLTGNVGIGAGTKILSGTHIRGPAIIGEGCEIGPNAYIGPYTSIGNNVTIRDAEVENSIIMDDVFIACKGRIVDSLIGKHSEITHDAECLPKGFRFIVGDRAILKV, from the coding sequence ATGAAGGGCTTACTATTAGCCGGAGGCTACGGCACTAGGCTTAGACCCTTAACTTACACCGGCAATAAACATATGATTCCAATAGCGAACAAACCTATGCTCTTCTATGGTTTAGGCCACCTCAAAGATGCGGGGATAAGTGAGATAGGGATAGTTTTAGGCCCTGTGAAGGAGGGCATCTTGGAGGCGGTTGGTGATGGCTCAAAGTTTGGAGTCAAAGTCACATATATAGAGCAACCTGAACCTAAGGGTCTAGCCCACGCAGCTTTGATATCTAAGGATTTTCTCGGCGACGAGCCTTTCGTGATGTACCTTGGCGATAACCTCCTAAAGAACGGTATAAGCTACCTTGTGAATGAGTTTAAAGGTTCAAGATGCGATGCGCTCATCGCGGTAGCTCAGGTGAATGCCCCTGAGAGGTTTGGTGTAGTTGAGATAGTAGACGGGAAGCCTGTAAGGTTGGTGGAGAAACCTAGGGAGCCTAGGAGTAACTTCGCACTTGTGGGTGTTTATTTCTTCACCTCGAAGATCTTCGATGCTATAAAAAGGATTAAAGTCTCTTGGAGGAACGAGCTAGAGATAACTGACGCTATACAACAGTTGATAGACCTGGGCGGGGATGTTCATGCTCATGTCGTGCGGGGATGGTGGAAGGATACAGGAAGGCCGGAGGATATACTCGAAGCTAACCAGCTAGTGCTTTTTGATCTGGAGGGCTTCAATTATGGCGTTGTAGAGAAAAATGCGTCTCTGACTGGGAATGTCGGCATTGGGGCGGGAACTAAAATTCTGAGTGGCACGCATATAAGGGGGCCGGCTATAATCGGCGAGGGGTGCGAGATCGGCCCCAACGCCTACATTGGGCCTTACACTTCTATAGGCAATAATGTTACCATTAGGGATGCTGAGGTTGAGAACTCCATAATCATGGACGACGTGTTCATCGCATGCAAAGGAAGAATTGTCGATAGCCTGATAGGGAAACACTCCGAGATAACCCATGACGCTGAGTGTTTACCTAAGGGATTTAGATTTATTGTGGGGGATCGTGCAATTCTCAAGGTTTGA